In Falsibacillus albus, a single window of DNA contains:
- the recN gene encoding DNA repair protein RecN: MLQELSIKNFAIIDELSVSLEKGLTVLTGETGAGKSIIIDALHLLVGGRGSSEFVRHGERKAEIEGLFIIEDPNHPIYKRADEFGMDIEDGMVVLRRDISSAGKSVCRVNGKLVTIATLREIGSSIVDIHGQHEHQELMNESLHMALLDQYGEKNIYPALQSYQEIFAEYDHTSKRIKQLSENEQQMAHRLDLIQFQLNEIQNADLRLNEDEELFEEKRKLMNFEKLFESMQASYNALQGEQRGLDWISLVMGHIEAAAELESDLSPVLEAVTSSFYALEDATRTIRNHLDILEFNPERLNDIEARLNEINQLKRKYGSTIEEILEYSSKIEEEIDTITNRDNHVQQLQQKLISLEKDLALEANELSDLRRKWAKKLQNSIHKELKQLYMDKTVFEVRFSEATPHANRFKKEGQDSLEFYISTNPGEPLKPLSKVASGGELSRMMLAMKTIFSKHQGVTSIIFDEVDTGVSGRVAQAIAEKIHQVAVHSQVLCISHLPQVAAMADTHLYIRKKITGGRTKTTVTSLDDESKIKEIGRMISGVEITDLTKKHAKELLELAHTIKMT, from the coding sequence TTGCTACAGGAACTTTCAATTAAAAATTTTGCAATTATCGATGAACTTTCCGTTTCTCTTGAAAAAGGATTGACGGTGCTTACTGGTGAAACGGGAGCTGGAAAATCGATCATCATTGATGCACTCCATTTGCTTGTGGGAGGCAGGGGTTCTTCTGAGTTTGTCCGACATGGCGAGAGAAAAGCTGAAATTGAGGGTTTATTTATCATTGAGGACCCAAATCATCCAATTTATAAGCGGGCTGATGAATTTGGGATGGACATTGAAGATGGGATGGTCGTTTTAAGGCGGGATATCTCCAGTGCGGGAAAAAGTGTTTGCCGGGTGAACGGAAAGCTTGTAACAATTGCAACGCTTCGTGAGATAGGCTCTTCGATCGTTGACATACACGGCCAGCATGAGCATCAGGAATTAATGAATGAGTCCCTTCATATGGCTTTATTGGACCAATATGGAGAAAAGAACATTTATCCTGCATTGCAAAGCTATCAGGAAATCTTTGCAGAGTATGACCACACTTCGAAAAGAATCAAGCAGCTAAGTGAAAATGAACAGCAAATGGCGCATCGTCTCGATCTCATCCAGTTCCAGCTGAATGAAATCCAGAATGCGGATTTAAGATTAAATGAAGATGAAGAGTTATTCGAAGAAAAACGAAAATTAATGAATTTCGAGAAGTTGTTTGAATCGATGCAAGCAAGCTACAATGCTCTGCAAGGCGAGCAGCGGGGCTTGGATTGGATCAGTTTGGTGATGGGGCATATCGAGGCCGCAGCAGAATTGGAATCAGACCTTTCTCCTGTACTTGAAGCGGTTACGAGCAGTTTCTATGCACTCGAAGATGCAACAAGGACCATCCGCAACCATTTGGATATATTGGAATTCAATCCAGAAAGACTGAATGACATCGAAGCCAGATTGAATGAAATCAATCAATTAAAAAGGAAATATGGCAGTACGATTGAAGAAATACTCGAGTACAGTTCCAAAATTGAAGAAGAGATTGATACCATTACAAACCGTGATAATCATGTACAGCAGCTTCAGCAAAAATTAATTTCGTTGGAAAAGGATTTGGCGCTTGAGGCGAATGAACTGAGCGATTTAAGGAGAAAATGGGCCAAAAAACTGCAAAATAGCATCCATAAAGAGTTGAAACAATTGTATATGGACAAAACTGTTTTTGAAGTTAGGTTCAGTGAGGCAACTCCACATGCCAATCGCTTTAAAAAAGAAGGACAGGACTCATTGGAATTTTACATTTCCACCAATCCGGGAGAACCGCTGAAGCCGCTATCCAAAGTGGCATCAGGTGGGGAACTGTCAAGGATGATGCTTGCGATGAAGACGATTTTTTCCAAGCATCAAGGAGTCACATCGATCATTTTTGACGAAGTGGATACCGGCGTAAGCGGCAGGGTGGCACAGGCAATCGCTGAAAAAATTCATCAAGTCGCCGTCCATTCTCAAGTTTTATGTATTTCCCATTTGCCTCAAGTTGCTGCGATGGCGGATACACATCTTTATATTCGAAAAAAAATTACCGGCGGCAGAACAAAGACAACGGTCACTTCATTGGATGATGAATCGAAAATCAAGGAAATCGGCAGGATGATATCTGGAGTGGAGATTACCGATTTAACGAAAAAACATGCCAAAGAATTGTTGGAGCTTGCTCATACAATCAAAATGACTTGA
- the ahrC gene encoding transcriptional regulator AhrC/ArgR: MNKGQRHIKIREIIAHYEIETQDDLVDHLKNLGFNVTQATVSRDIKELHLVKVPLMDGRYKYSLPADQRFNPLQKLKRTLTDAFITIDSAGHLLVMKTLPGNANAIGALLDNLDWEEILGTICGDDTCLIICKTEKDTEIISQRLLDML; the protein is encoded by the coding sequence ATGAATAAAGGACAGAGACATATAAAAATACGCGAAATCATTGCACACTATGAAATTGAGACACAGGACGATTTGGTGGATCATCTAAAGAATTTAGGATTTAACGTGACCCAGGCCACTGTCTCAAGGGATATTAAAGAACTTCACCTGGTAAAGGTCCCTTTAATGGATGGGCGCTATAAATACAGCTTGCCGGCAGACCAGAGGTTCAATCCGCTGCAAAAGCTGAAAAGAACTTTGACAGATGCATTCATTACCATCGATTCGGCAGGTCATTTGCTTGTGATGAAGACACTTCCGGGCAATGCCAATGCCATTGGTGCATTATTGGATAATCTGGATTGGGAGGAGATCCTCGGGACCATTTGCGGGGATGATACGTGTTTAATTATTTGTAAAACGGAAAAAGATACAGAAATTATCTCGCAAAGATTATTAGATATGCTGTAA